One genomic segment of Candidatus Woesearchaeota archaeon includes these proteins:
- the aroA gene encoding 3-phosphoshikimate 1-carboxyvinyltransferase, whose amino-acid sequence MILASKKVENLHGEIELPPSKSHTIRGLTIALLAEGKSIIKNPLLHGDCESALNAIILMGARVKKKNKSIVVKGTGGNINPGKIYVGNSGTTLRIMTGVAGLQEGEFILDGDSSIRKRPMQPLIDSLNELGAKAESRKGCAPIKVRGRIAGGRTRITGESSQYLTSLLLSTPLAGQRTVISVSRLNEIPYVEMTLSWLDEQGIKYRRKGMNEFIVEGNQRYKNFRKAIPADWSASAFPICAAAAVKSKVVLKGLSIKDTQGDKRIIGFIEDMGGHISVRDREIAVDIKQLRGIDVDLNAYPDMLPALAVIGCFASGETVIRNVPQARIKECDRIKAMCSELRKMGAVVRELKDGLEINQSMLKGAAVNGYNDHRVIMALACAGMGAEGETVIKNARNIDVSFPAFVEKMNAMGAKIKLKNES is encoded by the coding sequence ATGATATTGGCAAGCAAAAAGGTTGAGAATTTGCACGGAGAAATAGAACTGCCACCTTCTAAGTCGCATACTATAAGAGGACTGACTATAGCCTTATTGGCAGAAGGCAAATCCATTATTAAAAATCCGCTGCTGCATGGAGACTGCGAGTCAGCCTTGAATGCAATAATCTTAATGGGAGCAAGGGTTAAGAAGAAAAATAAAAGCATAGTAGTTAAGGGAACCGGGGGTAATATAAATCCGGGAAAAATATATGTAGGCAATTCAGGCACTACATTAAGGATAATGACGGGAGTGGCGGGCCTGCAGGAAGGTGAATTTATCCTGGACGGGGACTCCTCCATAAGAAAAAGGCCAATGCAGCCTTTGATTGATTCTCTGAATGAGCTCGGTGCCAAAGCCGAATCAAGAAAAGGATGCGCGCCTATTAAGGTAAGAGGAAGGATAGCTGGAGGAAGGACAAGGATAACAGGAGAAAGCTCCCAATATCTTACCAGCCTGCTGCTTTCAACGCCCCTTGCCGGGCAGAGAACGGTGATTAGTGTCAGCAGGCTTAATGAAATTCCCTATGTTGAAATGACTCTCAGCTGGCTGGATGAGCAGGGCATTAAATACAGAAGGAAAGGCATGAATGAATTCATCGTCGAGGGCAATCAGAGATATAAGAATTTCAGGAAGGCAATCCCTGCCGACTGGTCAGCATCCGCTTTTCCTATCTGTGCTGCAGCAGCGGTGAAATCCAAAGTTGTCTTGAAGGGGCTGTCAATAAAGGATACACAAGGCGATAAGAGGATTATAGGTTTTATTGAAGATATGGGCGGGCATATTTCTGTAAGGGACAGGGAGATTGCAGTAGACATAAAACAACTTAGGGGCATTGACGTTGACCTTAATGCTTATCCTGATATGCTTCCTGCGCTTGCTGTTATAGGCTGTTTTGCTTCCGGAGAGACAGTTATCAGAAATGTCCCCCAGGCAAGGATAAAGGAATGTGACAGAATCAAAGCAATGTGTTCTGAACTAAGGAAGATGGGTGCTGTTGTCAGGGAGCTTAAGGACGGACTGGAAATAAACCAGTCAATGCTAAAAGGAGCGGCAGTTAATGGCTATAATGACCATCGTGTTATAATGGCCCTTGCCTGCGCAGGCATGGGTGCGGAAGGGGAGACAGTAATTAAGAATGCGAGAAACATCGATGTGAGCTTTCCCGCCTTCGTTGAGAAGATGAATGCGATGGGAGCTAAAATTAAATTAAAGAATGAATCCTGA
- the aroE gene encoding shikimate dehydrogenase → MICCSVAADDKEKALEEMMIASRKADAVEIRLDYISDLDFSDIDEIISKKPCPLILTCRKEAEGGGFKDTESKRISIIRECLKKGADYADIEYSSGEDVISGLSDLAENRNRKLIVSYHNFNELPADISDICNKMRKTRADIVKIACKANSLNDNLRILSLLECSRREKFNIIGHCMGDKGGMSRILGIAYGSLLSYGYLNKRTAHGQIKAEHLKRLYRADKLKKEGLKIFGLVGNPVSESRGYIVHNLMLKKHEQNAVYINFPADDLGSFIRNFRGMLNGFSVTMPYKEAIMQYLDEADAAAEKIGAVNTVVISGGRLKGYNTDAYGALRAIEEAIDIKNKNVVIIGAGGAAKAIGYGLMEKGARLTINNRSEDKGIRLAKELRAEFRKKEEIKWREADLLINATSIGMAPKINESPVESKYLRDMVVFDAIYNPLITKMLDNAERNGCRIISGIKMFAHQAAKQYELFTGLKPDLNFMEKRALEYVAQ, encoded by the coding sequence ATGATATGCTGTTCTGTGGCAGCAGATGATAAAGAAAAAGCCCTAGAAGAAATGATGATTGCATCGAGAAAAGCCGATGCTGTGGAAATAAGGCTTGATTACATTTCTGACCTTGATTTTTCTGATATAGATGAAATCATATCAAAGAAGCCATGCCCCCTAATTTTAACCTGCAGGAAAGAGGCAGAGGGAGGGGGATTTAAGGATACGGAAAGCAAACGCATTAGCATTATCCGGGAATGCCTGAAAAAAGGAGCTGATTATGCTGATATAGAATATAGTTCAGGCGAAGATGTAATTTCCGGTTTGTCTGACCTGGCAGAGAACAGGAACAGAAAATTAATCGTTTCTTATCATAATTTTAATGAGTTGCCTGCAGACATATCTGATATTTGCAATAAAATGAGGAAAACAAGAGCCGATATAGTGAAAATTGCATGCAAAGCAAATTCCCTCAATGATAATCTAAGAATACTTTCTTTATTAGAATGCTCAAGGAGAGAAAAATTTAACATTATTGGCCATTGTATGGGAGATAAAGGAGGGATGTCAAGGATTCTGGGGATTGCTTACGGCTCTTTGCTGAGCTATGGATATTTAAACAAGAGGACAGCCCACGGCCAGATCAAAGCGGAACACCTCAAAAGGCTTTATAGAGCTGATAAGCTTAAAAAAGAGGGCCTAAAGATATTTGGCTTAGTGGGCAATCCAGTTTCAGAGAGCAGAGGCTATATAGTGCATAACCTTATGCTGAAGAAGCATGAGCAGAATGCAGTTTATATTAATTTTCCTGCTGATGATTTGGGGAGCTTTATCCGCAATTTTAGGGGAATGCTAAATGGTTTCAGTGTAACCATGCCGTATAAGGAAGCTATTATGCAGTATCTTGATGAGGCGGATGCCGCAGCAGAGAAGATAGGCGCGGTTAATACTGTTGTTATTTCGGGCGGCAGGCTGAAAGGCTATAATACAGATGCTTACGGAGCATTGCGGGCTATAGAAGAGGCTATAGACATTAAGAACAAGAATGTTGTGATAATTGGGGCCGGTGGCGCGGCAAAAGCAATAGGATACGGCCTGATGGAGAAAGGCGCTAGACTGACCATAAATAATAGGTCAGAGGATAAAGGCATAAGGCTCGCCAAGGAGCTGCGGGCAGAATTCAGGAAAAAGGAAGAAATAAAGTGGCGGGAGGCGGACTTGCTTATCAATGCTACATCCATCGGTATGGCCCCAAAGATAAATGAATCTCCGGTTGAATCAAAATATCTTAGGGACATGGTCGTTTTTGATGCCATATACAACCCATTGATTACCAAAATGCTGGATAATGCTGAAAGGAACGGCTGCAGAATAATCTCGGGCATAAAGATGTTTGCTCATCAGGCTGCTAAGCAATATGAGCTGTTTACCGGGTTGAAACCGGACCTGAATTTTATGGAGAAAAGGGCACTGGAGTATGTTGCACAATGA
- the pheA gene encoding prephenate dehydratase → MRIATLGPEGTFSHEAVLKYDNEAEIIFKYTIWDVFDAVKNNEVDKGIVPLENSVSGTIGLTLDSLMHFGLKIIKEIIIPVKHNLAGNSKINELKFLYSHPQTFAQCEKFIRDKLNEIEFIPTSSNAVSAEKLSKAKRKGAGAIVPNPAMKKYKLKCLARDIQDNRFNVTRFAVIDMECAKKTGNDRTSISIYPHMDKPGLLYQLIGEFARRKINLTKIESRPSKGRLGDYIFFIDLQGHKDDKEVKAALKAIEKNFFIQILGSYPREY, encoded by the coding sequence ATGAGAATAGCCACTTTGGGGCCTGAAGGGACTTTCAGCCATGAAGCAGTATTGAAGTATGATAATGAAGCCGAAATTATATTTAAATACACAATATGGGATGTTTTTGATGCTGTAAAAAACAATGAGGTAGACAAGGGAATTGTTCCTTTGGAGAATTCTGTGTCAGGCACTATCGGGCTAACATTGGATTCCCTGATGCATTTTGGCCTGAAGATTATAAAAGAGATAATTATTCCTGTAAAGCATAATCTTGCAGGCAATTCAAAGATAAATGAACTTAAGTTTCTTTATTCACATCCGCAGACATTTGCCCAATGTGAAAAATTCATCAGGGATAAGCTAAATGAGATAGAGTTTATCCCCACATCGAGCAATGCTGTCTCTGCCGAGAAATTAAGCAAAGCCAAGAGAAAGGGGGCGGGCGCTATAGTCCCTAATCCGGCAATGAAAAAATATAAGCTGAAATGTCTGGCTAGAGATATACAGGATAACAGGTTTAATGTAACCAGGTTTGCGGTTATTGATATGGAGTGCGCTAAAAAAACAGGAAATGACCGCACCAGCATATCGATATATCCGCATATGGACAAGCCGGGACTGCTTTACCAGCTTATAGGAGAATTTGCCAGGAGGAAAATTAACCTGACGAAGATAGAATCGAGGCCTTCAAAGGGACGGCTGGGAGACTATATATTTTTTATAGACCTGCAGGGACACAAGGATGATAAAGAAGTCAAGGCGGCCCTTAAAGCTATAGAGAAAAACTTTTTTATCCAGATACTCGGGAGTTATCCGAGAGAATATTGA
- a CDS encoding prephenate dehydrogenase/arogenate dehydrogenase family protein: MNPDLIVGIIGGTGLMGRWFERFFTSRGYDVLIASRKTELSIEDCARQSDVVIISVPIDAAIDVIKKTAPLMKRGGLLMDFTSVKKEPVDAMLKYSQCEVVGAHPMFGPGVDSLMNQTVILCPARGSSWLKRIEKIFLQAGAKLKVTTPEYHDKMMSVIQGVIHFSSITISHVLKELDIDIAECQEFSSPVYKLRMDMVGRILNQDGQLYGNIEISNPQTTKALKAYLKTCNRLYNIIDRKDLNEFVKYFNEAADYLGDFKKEAEEYSNYLIQKLVHKKRKKGEILK, translated from the coding sequence ATGAATCCTGACCTTATAGTGGGGATAATCGGCGGCACAGGGCTGATGGGAAGATGGTTTGAGAGATTTTTTACGAGCAGAGGCTATGATGTCCTGATAGCAAGCAGAAAAACAGAGCTGAGTATTGAGGATTGTGCCAGGCAGAGTGATGTGGTTATTATATCTGTGCCTATTGATGCCGCCATTGATGTGATAAAGAAAACTGCTCCATTGATGAAAAGAGGCGGGCTTCTTATGGATTTCACTTCTGTCAAAAAAGAGCCTGTGGATGCCATGTTAAAATATTCGCAATGCGAGGTGGTCGGGGCCCATCCTATGTTTGGGCCGGGAGTTGACAGTCTGATGAACCAGACCGTTATATTATGCCCTGCAAGAGGCTCAAGCTGGTTAAAACGTATTGAAAAAATTTTTTTGCAAGCAGGGGCAAAATTAAAAGTGACTACTCCGGAATACCATGACAAGATGATGTCAGTGATACAGGGAGTTATACATTTCAGCTCTATAACAATAAGCCATGTCTTAAAGGAACTGGATATTGATATTGCTGAATGCCAGGAGTTTTCCAGCCCGGTATACAAGCTGAGGATGGATATGGTAGGGAGGATACTGAACCAGGATGGCCAGTTATATGGAAATATCGAGATATCCAATCCCCAAACAACAAAAGCTTTAAAGGCATACTTAAAAACATGTAATAGGCTGTACAATATAATAGATAGAAAAGATTTAAATGAATTTGTCAAATATTTCAATGAAGCAGCGGATTATCTTGGCGATTTCAAGAAAGAAGCGGAGGAATACAGCAATTACCTGATACAAAAGCTTGTACACAAGAAAAGAAAGAAAGGAGAGATATTGAAATGA
- a CDS encoding transketolase: MKQLHAIAKEIRLDILRITTEAGSGHPGGSLSATDIMTALYFYKLRHDPKKPNWPDRDRFVLSKGHAAPALYSVLAHSGYFPRKELMNLRKMGSMLQGHPEMARCPGVEASTGPLGQGLSFANGIALAGKTDRKKYKVYVMLGDGEIQEGQVWEAAMTSSHYKLDNLTGILDNNNLQIDGFNEEVMNIKPIREKWEAFGWHTMEIDGHDFNQIKEALDKADSIKGKPTMIICHTIKGKGICCMENKAEWHGKACTPEELKGCLKDLDQGINDDG, encoded by the coding sequence ATGAAACAACTTCACGCAATTGCGAAAGAGATAAGATTAGACATATTAAGGATTACTACAGAAGCAGGCTCGGGGCATCCCGGAGGAAGCTTATCTGCTACGGATATCATGACAGCTTTGTATTTTTATAAACTGAGACACGATCCTAAAAAGCCCAACTGGCCCGACAGGGACAGGTTTGTGCTAAGCAAGGGGCATGCTGCCCCTGCATTATATTCTGTACTGGCGCATTCGGGCTATTTCCCAAGAAAGGAATTAATGAATCTAAGGAAAATGGGGAGTATGCTTCAGGGCCATCCGGAAATGGCAAGGTGCCCGGGCGTTGAGGCATCTACAGGGCCCTTGGGACAGGGATTGAGCTTTGCCAACGGCATTGCTTTAGCGGGAAAAACAGACAGGAAAAAATACAAGGTTTATGTGATGCTTGGCGATGGGGAGATACAGGAAGGACAAGTATGGGAAGCTGCTATGACTTCTTCGCATTATAAGCTAGATAACCTAACAGGAATTCTTGATAATAATAACCTCCAGATAGACGGCTTTAATGAAGAAGTGATGAATATCAAGCCAATCAGGGAGAAATGGGAGGCATTCGGCTGGCATACTATGGAAATAGACGGGCATGATTTTAATCAAATCAAAGAGGCGCTGGACAAAGCTGATTCTATAAAAGGCAAGCCTACTATGATAATCTGCCATACTATAAAAGGAAAGGGAATTTGCTGCATGGAAAATAAAGCGGAATGGCACGGCAAGGCATGCACTCCAGAAGAGCTTAAAGGATGCCTCAAAGATCTTGACCAGGGGATTAATGATGACGGATAA
- the aroF gene encoding 3-deoxy-7-phosphoheptulonate synthase: protein MIIVMKRGAKKKSVKDVIELVKQSNLKPVPLYGTERTVVAVIGDERILHKDALQAISDVENVMDVLKPYKLVSKEAKKKPSKVRVGDLVFGGKDIIIMAGPCAVESEKKLLDIAYSVKKSGARVLRGGAFKPRTGPYNFQGLAEKGLKFLSKTRKKTGLKIITEVMDPRDVKLVSKHADILQIGTRNMQNYALLKEAGRINKPVLLKRGMAATYDEFLLAAEYIMSQGNREVILCERGIKTFERYTRNTLDIAAVPALKQLTHLPVVVDPSHGTGKRSLVCTMSKAAIAAGADGLLLETHTHPEKSIVDADQTISTGEFRKLMQDLKKIARINERKI from the coding sequence ATGATAATCGTAATGAAGAGGGGGGCAAAGAAAAAGTCTGTCAAGGATGTTATAGAGCTTGTGAAGCAATCAAACTTAAAACCAGTCCCTCTGTATGGCACAGAGAGAACAGTAGTAGCTGTAATCGGTGATGAGAGGATACTGCATAAAGATGCACTCCAGGCCATATCAGATGTAGAGAATGTCATGGATGTGCTGAAGCCTTACAAACTGGTCAGCAAGGAAGCGAAGAAGAAGCCAAGCAAAGTAAGGGTAGGTGATTTAGTATTTGGCGGCAAGGATATCATAATAATGGCCGGGCCTTGTGCTGTTGAGAGTGAGAAGAAGCTTCTGGATATTGCATATTCAGTGAAGAAAAGCGGTGCAAGGGTGCTGCGCGGCGGAGCATTTAAGCCGAGAACAGGGCCTTATAACTTCCAGGGGCTTGCCGAGAAGGGGCTTAAATTTCTTTCAAAAACAAGAAAAAAAACAGGGCTGAAAATAATTACAGAAGTCATGGATCCGAGGGATGTTAAACTTGTAAGCAAGCATGCTGACATACTGCAGATAGGAACAAGAAATATGCAGAATTATGCACTGCTGAAGGAAGCAGGCAGGATAAACAAGCCTGTGCTTTTGAAGAGAGGCATGGCAGCAACATATGATGAGTTCCTTTTAGCGGCGGAGTATATTATGTCCCAGGGCAACAGAGAAGTGATATTATGTGAACGCGGAATAAAGACTTTTGAGAGGTACACGAGGAATACACTGGACATTGCTGCTGTTCCTGCGCTGAAGCAGCTTACCCACCTTCCTGTTGTGGTTGACCCAAGCCACGGAACAGGAAAAAGAAGCCTAGTATGCACCATGTCAAAGGCTGCGATAGCTGCAGGGGCAGACGGCCTGTTATTGGAGACGCATACGCACCCGGAGAAATCAATAGTTGATGCAGACCAAACTATCAGTACGGGAGAATTCAGGAAACTAATGCAGGACCTAAAGAAAATTGCCAGAATAAATGAGAGAAAGATATGA
- a CDS encoding transketolase family protein: MTDKKASRDGFGKAIAAIGRDKNIVVLDADLSESTRSAKFREKYPDRFFNMGIAEQDMIGTAAGMAASGKIPFACSFAVFITGNGYAQIRLHAGISKLNIKIIGSHAGLLTGEDGASHQSLEDISMLRAIPGMAVVQPADFIEAEKATKEIAKYKGAVYLRLGRAKLPIFHKENYKFRLGKGDLLRKGRDITIFATGALVYEALQAAEKLEKKDVSAEVINIHTIKPLDSGLVVKSVKKTGRVITCEDHNVIGGMGSAVQELLCDKFPCKVNKIGINDKFGESGRPMQLYEKYGLTSEAIYEKAVSVINKGGRE; encoded by the coding sequence ATGACGGATAAGAAAGCTTCAAGAGACGGATTTGGCAAGGCCATAGCCGCAATAGGCAGGGATAAGAACATAGTTGTGCTTGATGCTGATTTAAGCGAGTCTACAAGGTCGGCAAAATTCAGGGAAAAATACCCTGACAGATTTTTTAATATGGGCATCGCGGAACAAGATATGATAGGGACCGCAGCCGGGATGGCAGCATCAGGCAAGATTCCTTTTGCCTGCTCCTTTGCGGTATTTATCACTGGAAACGGATATGCACAGATCAGGCTGCATGCGGGAATTTCAAAGCTTAATATAAAGATTATAGGATCACATGCAGGCCTGCTTACCGGTGAGGACGGAGCAAGCCACCAGTCTTTGGAGGACATATCTATGTTAAGGGCCATTCCTGGTATGGCTGTTGTGCAGCCGGCCGACTTTATTGAAGCAGAAAAAGCAACCAAAGAAATTGCGAAATACAAGGGGGCAGTATACCTAAGATTGGGAAGGGCTAAGCTGCCCATATTCCATAAAGAAAATTATAAGTTTAGGTTAGGGAAAGGCGATTTGCTAAGGAAAGGCAGGGATATAACTATATTTGCTACGGGAGCGCTGGTCTACGAAGCGCTTCAGGCTGCTGAAAAGCTTGAGAAGAAAGATGTTTCTGCGGAGGTCATAAATATACATACAATAAAGCCCCTGGATAGTGGGCTGGTAGTAAAATCTGTGAAGAAAACCGGCAGAGTAATCACTTGTGAAGACCATAATGTGATAGGCGGCATGGGAAGTGCGGTACAAGAGCTGCTTTGTGACAAATTTCCATGCAAAGTAAACAAGATTGGGATAAACGACAAATTTGGCGAGTCCGGCAGACCAATGCAGCTTTATGAGAAATATGGCCTGACGTCAGAGGCTATCTATGAAAAAGCTGTTTCTGTTATAAACAAGGGCGGGCGAGAATGA
- the aroB gene encoding 3-dehydroquinate synthase: MDRIRLSLAKRIDDSYDIIIGRDIFPQITDGLANLNIGKIAVITDSNVKELYGNNFLSMLKQKNMDAMLISFPAGEINKNRQTKEKIEDILISSGMERDGLIIALGGGVVGDIAGFVASTYMRGIFYTQVPTTLLAMVDSSIGGKTAVNTSAGKNLIGTFYQPKKVFVDVNTLNSLSRQEILNGVAEMIKHAIILDRKYFYFLNDYIENILALHGDILTKAVKWSCILKKKIVEQDEEEASLRKMLNFGHTIGHAVEKSRSYGISHGAAVAIGMVAETKISEEMGVINQLEAGKIYGLIRKAGFKTGLSDEETGNIIDNTRHDKKNTGAKVRYVLPRKIGAAEIDFEASNEIVSKALGEIK; encoded by the coding sequence ATGGACAGGATAAGGCTAAGCTTGGCTAAGCGTATTGATGATTCTTATGATATAATTATAGGCAGGGATATTTTTCCCCAAATTACAGATGGATTAGCCAACCTGAACATAGGGAAAATAGCTGTAATTACTGATTCCAACGTGAAAGAGCTTTATGGAAATAATTTCTTATCTATGCTTAAGCAAAAAAATATGGATGCTATGTTGATTAGCTTCCCTGCGGGCGAAATAAATAAGAACAGGCAGACCAAGGAAAAGATAGAAGATATCCTTATTTCCAGCGGTATGGAAAGAGACGGGCTAATAATTGCACTGGGCGGAGGAGTTGTAGGAGATATTGCAGGATTTGTAGCTTCTACATATATGCGCGGAATATTCTATACTCAAGTGCCTACAACTTTGCTCGCTATGGTGGACAGCAGCATCGGTGGAAAGACAGCAGTGAATACTTCTGCAGGCAAGAATCTAATCGGCACATTTTATCAACCTAAAAAAGTTTTTGTCGATGTGAATACATTGAACAGCCTGAGCAGGCAGGAAATCCTCAACGGCGTGGCTGAGATGATAAAGCATGCTATAATCCTGGACAGAAAATATTTTTATTTCTTGAATGATTACATAGAGAATATTCTTGCATTACATGGAGATATTCTGACAAAGGCTGTCAAATGGAGCTGCATATTGAAGAAAAAGATAGTAGAGCAGGATGAAGAAGAAGCTTCCCTGAGAAAGATGCTTAATTTCGGCCATACCATAGGGCATGCTGTCGAGAAATCCAGGAGTTATGGAATAAGCCATGGTGCTGCTGTTGCTATAGGCATGGTTGCAGAGACAAAGATTTCTGAGGAAATGGGTGTTATTAACCAATTGGAAGCAGGAAAGATATACGGGCTCATAAGAAAAGCGGGATTCAAAACAGGCCTTTCTGATGAGGAGACCGGAAATATAATTGATAACACAAGGCATGATAAGAAAAATACCGGAGCGAAAGTGAGATACGTATTGCCGAGGAAGATAGGGGCTGCGGAAATAGATTTCGAAGCCAGCAATGAAATTGTCAGTAAAGCATTGGGTGAAATTAAATGA
- the aroC gene encoding chorismate synthase has translation MSSCFGRNFRIVTFGESHGEAVGVVIEGLKPGIKISEPEIQKELDRRRPGSSRISSPRREKDRVEILSGIFRGKTTGHPICMIVRNKDIRSRDYEGFKDIFRPGHADFTFLKKYGIRDYRGGGRASGRETLGRVAAGALARKILKKGRIKVIGYTLQIGDIRADKIDYAEIEKNGVKCPDNKAAKLMEREILRVKKEGDSIGGIVEVVIRNCPAGLGEPVFDKLDAELAKAALSIGGVKAIEFGKGFKAAKLKGSENNDLFDYRKGRVRMKTNNAGGILGGISTGEDIVFRIAVKPASSIKKEQLTVDSKGNRRKISIKGRHDPCLCPRIIPVIESMAAIVIADAYISQKQLRR, from the coding sequence ATGAGCAGTTGTTTTGGCAGGAATTTTAGGATAGTCACTTTTGGTGAGTCTCACGGCGAAGCAGTAGGTGTTGTTATAGAAGGTTTGAAGCCGGGAATTAAAATAAGCGAGCCAGAGATACAGAAAGAGCTTGACAGGAGAAGGCCTGGCAGCAGCAGGATCTCCAGCCCGAGAAGAGAAAAGGATAGGGTAGAGATACTCTCCGGAATTTTTAGAGGAAAAACAACAGGACACCCTATCTGCATGATTGTCAGGAATAAGGATATAAGAAGCAGAGATTATGAAGGGTTTAAAGATATTTTCAGGCCGGGCCATGCTGATTTTACCTTTCTTAAGAAATATGGGATAAGGGATTACAGAGGGGGGGGAAGAGCCTCAGGAAGGGAAACATTGGGCAGAGTGGCGGCGGGCGCGCTGGCAAGAAAGATACTTAAAAAAGGGAGAATAAAGGTAATTGGGTACACCCTACAGATAGGCGATATAAGGGCTGACAAGATAGATTATGCTGAAATTGAAAAGAACGGAGTGAAATGCCCGGATAATAAAGCTGCCAAGCTTATGGAGAGAGAGATACTCAGAGTTAAGAAAGAAGGAGATTCTATAGGAGGCATAGTTGAGGTTGTTATCAGAAACTGCCCTGCAGGCCTCGGGGAGCCTGTCTTTGACAAGCTGGATGCGGAACTTGCTAAGGCAGCATTATCCATAGGAGGGGTGAAGGCAATTGAATTCGGAAAAGGATTTAAGGCTGCTAAGCTGAAAGGCTCTGAAAACAATGACCTCTTTGATTACAGGAAGGGCAGGGTCAGAATGAAAACCAACAATGCAGGGGGCATTTTAGGGGGAATTTCTACAGGAGAGGATATTGTTTTCAGGATAGCGGTGAAGCCTGCATCATCCATAAAGAAAGAGCAACTTACTGTTGACTCTAAAGGAAACAGGAGAAAGATATCCATAAAGGGAAGGCACGATCCCTGCTTATGCCCGAGGATTATCCCGGTAATTGAGAGTATGGCGGCTATTGTTATTGCAGATGCCTATATTTCGCAGAAGCAGCTAAGAAGATGA
- a CDS encoding AAA family ATPase: MNIILIGFKAAGKSTIGRKLSKRTGMDFIDLDSYIVQLHDEEKRENINCREIFNKYGERYFRELEKNALNAIKTENTVLAVGGGAVESEKNRSRIKRLGKVIYLFNNKDILFSRIENQGLPPFMDSDNPRESFETLFKKRDLLYKTVADDIIICDNLSYEDILDEIIKVME; encoded by the coding sequence ATGAATATAATCCTGATAGGGTTCAAGGCTGCAGGAAAAAGCACGATAGGAAGAAAACTAAGTAAAAGGACGGGCATGGATTTTATTGATTTGGACAGCTATATCGTCCAGCTTCATGACGAGGAAAAAAGGGAGAATATCAACTGCAGGGAAATATTCAATAAATACGGGGAAAGGTATTTTCGGGAATTAGAGAAAAATGCCCTTAATGCAATCAAGACAGAAAACACTGTTTTGGCTGTGGGAGGGGGAGCGGTGGAGAGTGAAAAGAACCGCAGCAGGATTAAGAGATTAGGAAAAGTAATTTATCTTTTTAACAACAAGGATATTTTATTCTCAAGGATCGAGAACCAGGGCCTGCCCCCTTTCATGGACAGTGATAATCCCCGGGAGAGTTTTGAAACCCTGTTTAAAAAAAGAGATTTGCTGTATAAAACAGTGGCCGATGATATCATTATTTGCGATAATTTATCCTATGAAGATATACTGGATGAGATTATTAAGGTGATGGAATGA